TTAACACAACTACCGAAAGGTAAGAAGGCAATTGGATGCAAATGGatatttgcaaagaaagaaagatttcCTGACAAGAATGATGTTCGTTATAAGGCAAGATTGGTGGCTAAAAGCTACGCTCAGAAGGAGAGAGTTGATTATAATGAGATATTTTCTCAAGTTGTTAAACATTTCTCTATTATAATTTTATTGGTCTTGGTAGCACAGTTAAATCTGGAGCTAGCTCAACTTGATGTGCAGACTGCGTTTCTTCACGGTGACTTGAAGGAGGAAATCTATATGTCTCAGCCAGATGGATTTAAAGCTGCTGGTAAAGAAAATTGGGTATGTAAACTGAGCAAATCGTTGTACGGATTGAAACAATCACCGAGACAATGGTACAAACGATTTGATCAGTTCATGATGGGCCAGAAGTACACAAGAAGCAAATACGATCACTGTGTGTATTTGCGCAAGCTACGAGATGATTCCTACATCTACTTACTCTTGTATGTTGATGATATGCTGATAGCATCAAAGAGTCAAGTTGAAATTGATAAATTGAAGGCTCAGTTGAGTAAAGAGTTCGAGATGAAGGATTTGGGAGAAATCAAGAAAATTCTCGGCATGGAGATAAGCAAGGATAGAACGAGCGGCAAGCTTTGTCTGACACAGAAgcaatatttgaagaaggtaCTACAACGTTTTGGCATGAATGAAGATTCAAAACCTGTAAGTACTCTGCTTGCTCCTCATTTGAAACTTAGTAGCCTATAATCTCCAAAAACGGATGAAAAGCGAGCATACATGGCGAAAGTCCCGTATGCTAATGCAGTTGGTAGCTTGATGTATGCATTGGTTTGTACGAGACCCGACATTTCACAGGCAGTTAGTATGGTAAGcaggtttatgcatgatccaGGTAAAGGTCACTGGCAAGCTGTGAAATTGATTCTACGGTATATCCAAAATACCGTAGATGTTGGATTAGTATTTGAGCAGGATAAATCACTTGGTTAATGTGTAGTTGGATATTGTGATTCTGACTATGCAGGTGATTTGGATAAGCGACGTTCTACAACTGACTACTTGTTTATATTTGCCAAGGCGCCAGTTAGTTGGAAGTCTACTTTGCAGTCAACGGTAGCTTTGTCAACAATGGAGGCAGAGTACATGGCGATTACAGAAGCTATGAAGGAGGCAATTTGACTTCAAGGATTGCTTGAAAACTTGGGAGTTGGTCAAAAACATATTA
The Coffea arabica cultivar ET-39 chromosome 6c, Coffea Arabica ET-39 HiFi, whole genome shotgun sequence genome window above contains:
- the LOC140008803 gene encoding secreted RxLR effector protein 161-like; this translates as MAKVPYANAVGSLMYALVCTRPDISQAVSMVSRFMHDPGDLDKRRSTTDYLFIFAKAPVSWKSTLQSTVALSTMEAEYMAITEAMKEAI